One window of the Pseudobdellovibrionaceae bacterium genome contains the following:
- a CDS encoding PilZ domain-containing protein: MSGLGTEVNRRTEGRYFFKDRRVWKFKLTGKGIPIKWIHNLSPHGIQIRYRKYQCYEVGEVIPLEVNFKGKLLLTIPSLVRWKKECPFSMNMYVLGLEFVDPHKDVAKLWYKLGLTEDLLVDNPSLHIDLDLLHMEDHKDVTSPNRFNISAALVAACLSFLVGYMGALGSTLMKGALWAEGFQLLLTHVF, encoded by the coding sequence ATGAGCGGGTTAGGAACTGAAGTCAATCGCCGGACAGAAGGTCGATACTTCTTCAAAGACCGAAGGGTCTGGAAATTCAAGCTGACTGGCAAAGGCATTCCCATCAAATGGATCCACAACTTGAGTCCACACGGCATCCAAATCCGCTATCGTAAGTACCAGTGCTATGAGGTGGGGGAAGTGATCCCGCTCGAGGTCAACTTCAAAGGCAAGTTGCTTCTCACCATCCCTAGCTTGGTACGGTGGAAAAAGGAATGTCCATTTAGCATGAACATGTATGTTCTGGGACTTGAGTTTGTCGATCCCCACAAGGATGTGGCGAAGCTCTGGTACAAGCTGGGGCTGACAGAGGATCTGCTGGTCGACAATCCTAGTCTGCATATTGATCTCGATTTATTGCATATGGAAGATCACAAGGATGTGACTTCGCCGAATCGCTTTAACATCAGTGCTGCGCTTGTCGCAGCTTGTTTATCTTTCTTGGTCGGCTATATGGGGGCACTTGGGTCAACCTTGATGAAAGGGGCACTCTGGGCTGAAGGATTTCAGCTTCTTTTGACCCATGTTTTTTAA
- a CDS encoding NADAR family protein has product MRGFTHWLLGSTVLIALALTGCQSGSSKQDSATSWKRGYPKHWWAEQNVDPGKSWEILPHQAATGEVILSKRHELGLLSNFAATPFAFRGKTYASMEGFWQAMKFPEGEEDPRNKDKRVTWPWTRAQVEQMTAFEAKRAGDVASKNMKTMDINWVSFEGKRMTYRTSEKGDHYALILEATREKLRQNPPVKDALMATGHLRLRPDHHQGPNPPPAWRYYEIWEQLRSELRFNAEQTGEM; this is encoded by the coding sequence ATGAGGGGATTCACGCACTGGTTGCTGGGGTCTACGGTCTTAATTGCCTTGGCTTTGACCGGATGCCAGAGTGGTTCATCCAAGCAGGATTCGGCGACCAGTTGGAAACGGGGTTACCCAAAGCACTGGTGGGCTGAGCAGAACGTTGATCCGGGAAAATCCTGGGAAATCCTTCCCCATCAGGCAGCGACAGGTGAAGTGATTCTGTCCAAGCGTCACGAGCTGGGGCTGTTATCGAATTTTGCTGCCACTCCATTTGCATTTAGAGGAAAGACCTACGCCAGTATGGAGGGCTTTTGGCAAGCCATGAAGTTTCCCGAAGGAGAAGAAGATCCAAGAAATAAGGATAAGCGGGTGACTTGGCCCTGGACCCGAGCCCAGGTTGAGCAAATGACAGCCTTTGAAGCCAAGAGGGCTGGAGACGTGGCCTCGAAAAATATGAAAACGATGGATATCAACTGGGTGAGTTTCGAGGGCAAGCGAATGACCTACCGAACTTCCGAAAAGGGCGACCACTACGCACTGATTCTTGAGGCCACCCGGGAAAAGCTCCGCCAGAATCCGCCAGTCAAAGATGCTCTTATGGCGACGGGCCATTTGCGTTTGCGGCCGGACCACCATCAAGGGCCAAATCCTCCGCCTGCTTGGCGCTATTATGAGATTTGGGAACAGTTGCGAAGTGAATTGCGCTTCAACGCCGAACAAACAGGGGAAATGTGA
- a CDS encoding Hsp20/alpha crystallin family protein, producing the protein MKSQLTTRRNRNSLWDFMNEVDQAFGNGFFNDRQLTESTSFYPAVDIVEHEDSYLISADLPGMKNENIHLDVNEGVLTISGERMDEKKSSDQHYRRYEKRYGKFVRSFRIPDSVNADKIEACFEDGVLEVLIPKSEKVLPQKIEVKQSKEGLFSKIMGKKEEGKH; encoded by the coding sequence ATGAAAAGCCAACTAACAACTCGTCGTAACCGAAATTCACTTTGGGATTTTATGAATGAGGTGGATCAAGCTTTTGGCAACGGATTCTTCAATGACCGTCAGCTAACTGAGAGCACTTCCTTCTATCCCGCTGTCGATATCGTGGAACATGAAGACAGCTACCTGATCAGTGCCGACCTGCCAGGGATGAAGAATGAAAATATCCACTTGGATGTGAATGAAGGCGTGCTGACAATTAGCGGTGAACGAATGGACGAAAAGAAATCCAGCGATCAACACTACCGCAGATACGAAAAGCGCTACGGAAAGTTTGTCCGCAGCTTTCGCATCCCGGACAGTGTCAACGCCGACAAAATTGAAGCTTGTTTTGAAGATGGTGTATTGGAAGTACTCATTCCAAAAAGCGAAAAAGTTCTCCCCCAGAAGATTGAAGTCAAACAATCCAAGGAAGGGTTGTTCTCTAAAATCATGGGCAAAAAAGAAGAGGGCAAACACTAA
- a CDS encoding NAD-dependent deacylase — MSRDWPFSKTLRDLIANKASVCVLTGAGVSAESGVPTFREKDGLWAKFKPEELASMDAFMGNPLRVWEWYQHRLKVIREVQPNPGHKALAQWQRLVPDFTLLTQNVDGLHQRAGSENVLELHGNINRSFCVSCHHVVDEIELELLKEGGAPAKEDLPKCPQCQDLLRPDVVWFGEMLPGDILHASDQAARRCQLFLSIGTMGVVFPAAGLPLAAIQSGAYVVEINPDETELTPYMSESLRGPSGKILPQLIRLLAQP, encoded by the coding sequence ATGAGTCGGGACTGGCCCTTTAGCAAAACCCTTCGCGACCTCATTGCCAACAAAGCCTCGGTTTGTGTTCTCACCGGCGCCGGCGTCTCGGCCGAAAGTGGCGTCCCCACGTTTCGCGAAAAAGATGGTCTATGGGCCAAGTTTAAACCTGAAGAATTGGCCAGCATGGATGCCTTTATGGGTAACCCTCTTCGCGTGTGGGAATGGTATCAACATCGTCTCAAAGTCATTCGCGAAGTTCAGCCCAACCCAGGTCATAAAGCCCTGGCCCAGTGGCAAAGGCTGGTGCCTGATTTTACCCTGCTCACGCAAAATGTGGATGGACTTCACCAGCGCGCGGGCAGTGAAAATGTTCTCGAACTCCACGGCAACATCAACCGCAGCTTTTGTGTGTCTTGCCACCATGTGGTGGATGAAATCGAGTTAGAATTATTGAAGGAAGGGGGCGCACCCGCCAAAGAGGATCTCCCCAAGTGCCCCCAATGTCAGGACTTGTTGCGACCTGATGTGGTTTGGTTTGGAGAGATGCTTCCTGGCGACATCCTCCACGCCTCTGATCAGGCTGCCCGCCGCTGCCAGCTTTTTCTCTCCATTGGCACCATGGGAGTCGTATTCCCTGCAGCTGGTCTTCCCCTGGCTGCGATCCAATCCGGTGCCTATGTGGTGGAGATTAATCCGGACGAAACTGAGCTCACGCCCTACATGAGTGAATCCCTGCGCGGACCCTCGGGCAAAATTCTCCCTCAACTCATCAGGCTCCTGGCACAACCTTAA
- a CDS encoding TetR/AcrR family transcriptional regulator, giving the protein MGTEESDQNSKPSKDETFWKVLNAAIELDYKKGHGKWTISDLARKSEITRSLIYYYFGRSKENIINEAVKIIGEEMIGMSPERQALWQRGELVESMLQARRIYEKCPALAPFVLEHYHRPTELGETIRHLEGEFCQKLHKTFPELDQSQVHSLYSVYWGLSFAPRVDGTVIHHVLTAVKEYLQIMKDHEVT; this is encoded by the coding sequence ATGGGGACTGAGGAGTCAGATCAAAACAGCAAGCCTTCCAAGGACGAAACCTTCTGGAAGGTTCTGAATGCGGCCATTGAGTTGGACTACAAAAAGGGCCATGGCAAATGGACCATTTCAGATCTGGCGCGCAAGAGTGAGATCACCCGCTCTCTCATCTATTATTATTTTGGGCGCTCCAAGGAAAACATCATCAATGAGGCCGTTAAAATCATTGGTGAGGAGATGATCGGCATGAGTCCCGAACGTCAAGCCCTGTGGCAGCGTGGAGAGCTGGTGGAGTCTATGCTCCAGGCGCGAAGGATCTACGAGAAGTGCCCGGCCCTTGCCCCCTTTGTGTTGGAACACTACCACCGTCCCACGGAGCTTGGAGAGACGATCCGCCATTTGGAGGGTGAGTTCTGTCAGAAGCTTCACAAGACTTTTCCCGAACTCGATCAGAGCCAGGTCCACTCCCTGTACAGTGTTTATTGGGGTCTCAGTTTCGCCCCCCGAGTTGATGGGACTGTCATTCATCATGTTCTCACAGCTGTTAAAGAATACCTGCAGATCATGAAGGATCACGAAGTCACATAG